In Wolinella succinogenes DSM 1740, a single genomic region encodes these proteins:
- a CDS encoding M24 family metallopeptidase: MEFYLTRDENALYHECGYSCDNAILLRLGEERYFFTDGRYSLEAKGVIQNAEVIESSDLVKSARAMLKRLSPRRMIYNPLELSVGFFNDLSRGLKTRFTPVPHFHQKRRIIKTPYEVELIAQSQRLNVKAYERFARYLSEKGEGKTESRLHFEARRFLEKKGKYELSFNPIVGINGNAAKPHALPTSDRLKEGDLILFDAGVKFERYCSDRTRTACVGEAMSFDKTQHFKDSTLQKIYDTVLKAQEHAIKHARVGMKAKEIDALARGVIEEAGYGSYFVHSTGHGIGLDIHELPIISKRSETVIEEGMVFSVEPGIYIPHHYGVRIEDLVVMREGKARVL, translated from the coding sequence ATGGAGTTCTATCTCACAAGAGATGAGAATGCGCTCTACCATGAGTGCGGGTATAGTTGTGACAATGCGATTCTTCTCCGCTTGGGGGAGGAGCGCTATTTTTTCACCGATGGACGCTATAGCCTGGAGGCCAAAGGGGTCATCCAAAACGCTGAAGTGATCGAGAGTAGCGACCTAGTGAAATCCGCTAGAGCCATGCTCAAACGACTCTCTCCTAGGCGGATGATCTACAATCCTTTGGAGCTAAGCGTTGGATTCTTTAACGATTTGAGTCGAGGGCTTAAGACCCGCTTCACTCCAGTGCCCCATTTTCACCAAAAGCGTCGCATCATTAAAACTCCCTACGAAGTGGAGCTAATAGCCCAAAGCCAAAGGCTCAATGTCAAAGCCTATGAGCGATTTGCACGCTATTTGAGTGAAAAGGGCGAGGGAAAAACCGAATCCAGACTCCATTTTGAGGCACGGCGATTCTTGGAAAAGAAGGGAAAGTATGAGCTCAGCTTCAACCCCATCGTAGGAATCAATGGCAACGCCGCCAAGCCCCACGCGCTTCCCACGAGCGATCGACTCAAAGAGGGAGATTTGATCCTCTTTGATGCAGGAGTGAAGTTTGAGCGCTACTGCTCTGATCGCACTCGCACGGCCTGCGTGGGAGAGGCAATGAGCTTTGATAAGACTCAGCACTTCAAGGACTCAACCCTCCAAAAGATTTATGACACGGTGCTCAAAGCCCAAGAACACGCCATCAAACACGCTAGAGTCGGGATGAAAGCCAAAGAGATTGACGCTCTTGCAAGAGGCGTGATTGAGGAGGCAGGTTATGGGAGCTACTTTGTCCACTCTACGGGACATGGAATCGGACTAGATATTCATGAGTTGCCCATCATCTCCAAAAGGAGCGAGACGGTGATTGAGGAGGGGATGGTCTTCTCTGTGGAGCCTGGCATCTATATCCCCCATCATTATGGCGTGAGAATCGAAGATCTCGTAGTGATGAGAGAGGGCAAGGCTCGGGTGTTATGA
- a CDS encoding N-6 DNA methylase: protein MRQLYLIKLHKEYGYPYERMQLEFAVHFGREVKRADIVIMDKIQPTVPYIIIEVKKPKLKDGKDQLKSYCNSTGATMAIWTNGKEIVYYHRKDPNYFEPIPNIPSQNQSLKDILTERVSIDDLIKIDILKTQRRSLKNIILDMEDEVLANAGVDVFEEVFKLVFIKLFDELQNTRKLSTHLEFRNYGESDSELKVKIEEIFAKAKKQWGGIFNDDEKIRLTPSHLSVCVSSLQDVKLFNSNLDVIDDAFEYLVNKTSKGEKGQYFTPRYVIDMCVKMLNPQEEETMIDTASGSCGFPIHTVFEVWRKIYKDLGIEESHLFTAEKKHERALEYVREKVFGIDFDDKSVRVSRMLNIIAGDGHTNVLNLNSLDFSRWEETTKDESWQDIYFDGWRRLKKLRSDKNSDKAYEFDIVMANPPFAGDIKESRILHQYELGKNASGKFQTKVGRDILFIERNLEMLKSGGRMAVVLPQGRFNNSSDKYIRDFIASKCRILAVVGLHGNVFKPHTGTKTSVLFVQKWDAILCPKKEDYPIFFATMQKSSKDNSGDKIYVKNSDGSNRLDSHDHLIVEHDLYNHDGITQDGIAEAFLEFAKKEGLSFASGKCESPFDEAKYRALLDGLEAVEIKLSEVLEDNDRFRINSEFFRKKYIIVKNKLESLDSNHLFDYYSFNARYGQPIYDENSTLKVLNSQYVRDYFLDYESAKTGYGEIVPKEAVLINATGIGTLGRVNINYLNDSFSVDNHVNVIIAKNINPYYLTIFLKSYYGQSQINRYYSGSSGQIEIYAKDFNNFLVPIFSNNFQSGIELLVKSSYQKLLESKSLYKESEELLLQELDLLDFKPSDENIAVKSFQESFGNSGRLDSEYYQPKYDELLKHIKKTKFDRLGNIVKIKKSIEPGSEAYQNEGIPFVRVANVTKFGITDTDIYLTKDMFSEKDLKQLHPTKETILLSKDGTVGIAYKIKNETDIITSGALLHLTIKRDDVFSEYLTLVLNSLVVQLQAQRDAGGSIIQHWKPSEIEEILIPIIDQSIQAQIEEKIKKSFELKEESKRLLDLAKRAVETAIEESEERALEMLR from the coding sequence GTGAGACAACTCTATCTCATCAAACTACACAAAGAGTATGGCTACCCCTATGAACGGATGCAATTAGAATTTGCCGTCCATTTCGGACGAGAGGTAAAAAGAGCCGACATCGTGATAATGGACAAAATCCAGCCGACCGTCCCCTATATTATCATCGAAGTCAAAAAGCCCAAACTCAAAGACGGCAAAGACCAACTCAAAAGCTATTGCAACTCTACGGGTGCGACGATGGCGATTTGGACAAACGGCAAAGAGATAGTTTATTACCACCGCAAAGACCCGAATTATTTTGAGCCGATTCCCAATATCCCCTCGCAAAATCAAAGTCTCAAAGATATTTTGACCGAGCGGGTAAGCATAGACGACCTCATAAAAATAGACATCCTCAAAACCCAACGCCGAAGCTTGAAAAATATCATCCTCGATATGGAGGACGAAGTTTTGGCAAATGCGGGAGTGGATGTTTTTGAAGAGGTTTTCAAGCTTGTTTTTATCAAGCTTTTTGATGAACTCCAAAACACGAGAAAACTATCCACCCATTTAGAGTTTAGAAACTACGGAGAATCAGATAGCGAACTCAAAGTAAAAATAGAGGAGATTTTCGCCAAAGCCAAAAAACAATGGGGCGGAATCTTTAACGATGACGAAAAGATACGCCTTACCCCCTCGCATCTCTCCGTTTGCGTCTCCTCCTTACAAGATGTCAAGCTGTTTAATTCAAACCTCGATGTCATAGATGATGCCTTTGAATACCTCGTAAACAAAACAAGCAAAGGAGAAAAAGGTCAATACTTTACCCCTCGCTATGTGATAGATATGTGTGTAAAGATGCTCAACCCCCAAGAAGAGGAGACGATGATAGATACCGCAAGCGGTAGTTGTGGATTTCCTATCCATACCGTTTTTGAGGTGTGGAGAAAAATCTACAAAGATTTAGGGATAGAAGAATCGCACCTCTTCACGGCGGAGAAAAAGCACGAGCGGGCTTTAGAGTATGTACGGGAGAAGGTTTTCGGGATAGATTTCGACGATAAGAGCGTACGAGTGAGCCGTATGTTAAACATCATCGCAGGAGACGGACATACCAATGTACTCAATCTCAACTCCCTTGATTTTAGCAGATGGGAAGAGACGACCAAAGATGAGAGTTGGCAAGATATATATTTTGATGGGTGGCGAAGGCTCAAAAAACTACGGAGCGACAAAAACAGCGACAAAGCCTATGAGTTTGATATAGTGATGGCAAATCCTCCTTTTGCAGGGGATATAAAAGAGAGCCGCATCCTCCACCAATACGAACTAGGCAAAAACGCAAGCGGTAAATTTCAAACCAAAGTCGGGCGAGATATTTTATTTATCGAGCGAAACTTGGAGATGCTAAAAAGTGGCGGACGGATGGCGGTAGTCTTACCGCAGGGGAGATTTAACAACTCTAGCGATAAATATATAAGAGACTTCATCGCCTCCAAGTGTAGAATCTTAGCCGTCGTAGGGCTACACGGCAATGTATTCAAGCCACATACGGGGACGAAAACAAGCGTCCTTTTCGTACAAAAGTGGGATGCTATATTGTGCCCCAAAAAAGAGGACTATCCGATATTTTTTGCCACGATGCAAAAGAGCAGTAAAGACAACAGCGGCGATAAAATCTATGTCAAAAATAGTGATGGTTCAAATAGGCTGGATTCCCACGACCATCTTATCGTGGAGCACGACCTATACAATCACGACGGTATCACCCAAGACGGCATCGCCGAAGCCTTTTTGGAATTTGCAAAAAAAGAGGGGCTTAGTTTTGCATCGGGAAAGTGTGAAAGCCCATTTGATGAAGCGAAATATAGAGCTTTGTTGGATGGGCTGGAAGCGGTAGAAATAAAACTTAGTGAAGTTTTGGAAGACAATGATAGATTTAGAATAAATAGTGAATTTTTTAGAAAAAAATATATTATTGTTAAAAATAAACTTGAGAGCTTAGATTCAAATCATCTATTCGATTATTATTCATTCAATGCTAGGTATGGACAACCCATATATGATGAAAATTCTACGCTTAAAGTATTGAATAGTCAGTATGTTAGAGATTATTTTTTAGACTATGAAAGCGCAAAAACAGGCTACGGAGAGATAGTGCCAAAAGAGGCTGTTTTGATAAATGCAACTGGAATCGGAACGCTAGGTAGGGTTAATATTAATTATCTAAATGATAGTTTTTCGGTTGATAACCATGTAAATGTCATTATCGCAAAAAATATAAACCCTTATTATTTAACGATTTTTTTAAAATCATATTACGGGCAGTCTCAAATTAATAGATATTATAGTGGCAGTTCTGGGCAAATAGAAATATATGCAAAAGATTTTAATAATTTTTTAGTTCCAATTTTTTCAAATAACTTTCAATCGGGCATAGAATTATTGGTTAAATCTTCCTACCAAAAACTATTAGAGAGTAAATCCCTCTACAAAGAATCCGAAGAGCTACTTTTGCAAGAGCTTGATTTGCTGGACTTTAAACCAAGTGATGAAAATATCGCCGTGAAATCATTTCAAGAGAGTTTTGGAAATAGCGGACGACTTGATAGTGAATATTATCAGCCAAAATATGATGAACTTTTGAAACACATCAAAAAAACAAAATTTGACAGACTTGGCAATATAGTAAAAATCAAAAAATCTATCGAACCCGGAAGCGAAGCTTATCAAAACGAGGGGATACCGTTTGTAAGAGTTGCAAATGTTACAAAATTTGGTATCACGGATACGGATATTTATCTAACTAAAGATATGTTTAGTGAAAAGGATTTGAAACAGCTCCACCCGACAAAAGAGACGATTTTGCTATCAAAAGACGGCACGGTGGGCATCGCATACAAAATCAAAAATGAGACCGATATTATAACTTCGGGTGCATTATTGCATTTGACAATCAAAAGAGATGATGTATTTTCTGAATATTTGACTTTAGTTTTAAATAGTTTGGTAGTGCAGTTACAAGCCCAAAGAGACGCTGGAGGCTCTATAATACAGCATTGGAAACCTTCTGAAATCGAAGAGATTCTAATCCCAATAATCGACCAATCCATCCAAGCTCAAATCGAAGAAAAAATCAAAAAATCGTTTGAGTTGAAAGAGGAATCAAAAAGGCTTTTGGATTTGGCAAAAAGGGCGGTGGAAACGGCTATTGAGGAGAGCGAAGAGAGGGCTTTGGAGATGCTGAGATAA
- the aroQ gene encoding type II 3-dehydroquinate dehydratase, translating into MKVVVIQGPNLNMLGIREQRLYGPMKLEQIHQNMKTFADQNGMEVEFFQSNLEGEIVDKIQECLGDADGIIINPAAYSHTSIAIRDAISAVSLPTLEVHITNIHAREEFRRHSLTAEVAAGVIAGFGPFGYHMAMIAMHQILSELGALKEAQAKAQAQAQEGAKES; encoded by the coding sequence ATGAAAGTTGTCGTCATCCAAGGTCCCAATCTCAATATGCTCGGTATTAGAGAGCAACGCCTCTATGGCCCTATGAAGCTAGAGCAGATTCATCAAAATATGAAAACCTTTGCCGATCAAAACGGTATGGAGGTGGAGTTTTTTCAAAGCAACCTTGAGGGTGAGATTGTGGATAAGATCCAAGAGTGCCTAGGTGATGCCGATGGGATCATCATCAATCCTGCCGCCTACTCTCACACCTCTATCGCCATCCGTGATGCCATCTCAGCTGTCTCTCTGCCCACGCTTGAAGTGCACATCACCAATATTCATGCCAGAGAAGAGTTTCGCCGACATAGCCTCACGGCTGAAGTTGCGGCAGGCGTGATTGCGGGCTTTGGACCTTTTGGCTATCACATGGCGATGATCGCGATGCATCAGATTCTTAGCGAACTTGGTGCGCTCAAAGAGGCACAAGCCAAAGCGCAAGCTCAAGCCCAAGAGGGTGCTAAGGAATCCTAA
- the flhF gene encoding flagellar biosynthesis protein FlhF — MKLFTYNGETPAEALRVAQQKHGEEALVVSTKEIRKRSLTQPALYEIVIAVDEEKVQLKKEEESLSQKSNKVAERLEEIAQKERERRKTLLQAPQGKLDDVSLQLSDAVRQISKIANVSTAQPPKKEPPRVMHEATPAASSPSSSASSHPRVMESASREDVKELKLIKSEIDKLNDKIKLIQNMFWEEKGPKREGLIIPHEFAEIYRIAKSSGMHRDHLDKIMQLTLELMPVKMRENSILIKRYFREVLRKMVYCRQENLESGARKIVMLVGPTGVGKTTTLAKLAARYSRMMSKNYKVGIITLDTYRIGAVDQLMFYAKKMKLSIDTVVDPTEFVGAINSLKYCDYILIDTVGSSQHDKQKIDMLRSYVNSDPHCSIDVSLVVSSTTKYEDLRDIYHTFSVLNVDTLILTKLDETRGFGNVFSLIHETKKPVSYLSIGQEVPTDLIVGTSEYLVDCLLDGFKKVDR, encoded by the coding sequence ATGAAACTATTTACCTACAACGGCGAAACGCCGGCGGAGGCACTGAGAGTCGCACAGCAGAAGCATGGCGAGGAGGCTTTGGTGGTGAGCACCAAGGAGATTCGCAAGCGCTCCTTGACGCAGCCAGCCCTCTATGAGATTGTCATTGCTGTGGATGAGGAGAAGGTGCAGCTCAAAAAAGAGGAGGAGAGCCTCTCTCAAAAAAGCAACAAAGTGGCGGAGCGACTCGAAGAGATCGCTCAAAAAGAGCGCGAACGGCGAAAAACGCTTCTTCAAGCCCCCCAAGGGAAGCTTGATGACGTCTCCCTCCAGCTCTCTGATGCGGTGCGTCAAATCTCCAAGATCGCCAATGTCTCCACCGCGCAACCTCCAAAAAAAGAGCCTCCGCGGGTCATGCATGAAGCCACTCCTGCTGCGTCCTCTCCCTCCAGTAGCGCTTCTTCGCATCCTCGCGTGATGGAGAGTGCCTCTAGGGAAGATGTGAAGGAGCTCAAGCTCATCAAGAGCGAGATTGACAAACTCAACGACAAAATCAAGCTCATTCAGAATATGTTTTGGGAGGAGAAGGGGCCTAAGCGTGAGGGGCTCATCATCCCTCACGAGTTTGCCGAAATCTACCGAATCGCCAAGAGCAGCGGGATGCATCGTGATCATCTCGATAAGATCATGCAGCTCACGCTGGAGCTCATGCCTGTGAAGATGAGGGAAAACTCGATTCTCATCAAACGCTACTTTCGCGAGGTGCTCCGCAAGATGGTCTATTGCCGCCAAGAGAATCTAGAGAGCGGCGCGCGCAAGATCGTGATGCTCGTAGGTCCTACGGGCGTGGGCAAAACCACCACGCTTGCCAAACTTGCTGCCCGCTATTCGCGCATGATGAGCAAAAACTACAAAGTGGGAATCATTACGCTGGACACCTATCGAATCGGCGCGGTTGACCAGCTCATGTTTTATGCTAAAAAGATGAAGCTGAGCATCGATACGGTGGTTGATCCGACAGAATTCGTGGGAGCGATCAATTCGCTTAAATATTGCGATTATATCCTCATCGACACGGTGGGAAGCTCTCAACACGACAAGCAAAAGATCGATATGCTCCGAAGCTATGTCAATAGCGATCCGCACTGTAGTATTGATGTGAGTTTGGTGGTCTCTTCCACCACCAAATACGAGGATTTAAGAGACATTTACCACACCTTCTCCGTGCTTAATGTGGACACGCTCATCCTCACCAAGCTCGATGAGACACGCGGTTTTGGAAATGTCTTTTCCCTTATCCACGAGACCAAAAAACCTGTGAGCTACCTCTCCATCGGGCAAGAGGTGCCCACGGATCTGATCGTGGGAACGAGTGAATATTTGGTCGATTGTCTGCTGGATGGCTTTAAAAAGGTGGATCGATGA
- a CDS encoding NAD(P)/FAD-dependent oxidoreductase translates to MKPSRAKIAIVGGGAGGLLASLWLGESKSVEIFEQNSSVGKKLLATGNGRCNITHVSASERDYFGESPSFAKEALERFGFPEFEAFCRSIGLYLSVREVGRCYPASNEAKSVLYALEESARERGVKVHLDSLVGGLRRVKGAFELELSSGERLGGYEAVILATGSNAAPQLGGGEKGYSIAQSLGHTIAPLYPSLVQLHLDSPLLSRLAGVKCEGRARLWVLGKPVQEEEGDLLFTSYGISGFAILDLSQAASLALLLGQKAEIELDIAPIFTQKALQESLQNLRQSSPNRSILSILGGFISPKIAQAILKSLRIDPSLSLKGLAPKEIESILGRMKSWRFPITKTHGFKHAEVSGGGVRTSEIDPHTMESKRVKGLYIIGEMLDIVGKRGGYNLAFAWASAYLAARSLLTR, encoded by the coding sequence ATGAAGCCATCACGAGCCAAGATTGCCATCGTTGGTGGGGGAGCAGGGGGGCTCTTGGCGAGTCTTTGGCTTGGCGAGTCAAAGAGCGTGGAGATCTTTGAGCAGAACTCCAGCGTTGGCAAAAAGCTCCTTGCTACGGGCAATGGACGGTGCAATATCACCCATGTGAGCGCGAGCGAGCGAGACTACTTTGGTGAATCCCCCTCCTTTGCCAAAGAGGCGCTAGAGAGGTTTGGATTCCCCGAATTTGAGGCGTTTTGTCGCTCTATCGGCCTCTATCTGAGCGTGCGAGAAGTTGGACGCTGCTATCCTGCCTCCAACGAGGCCAAGTCCGTGCTCTATGCACTTGAAGAGAGCGCAAGGGAGAGAGGCGTGAAGGTGCATCTTGATTCTTTGGTGGGGGGACTAAGGCGTGTTAAGGGGGCTTTTGAGCTGGAGCTTTCCTCAGGAGAGCGCTTGGGTGGGTATGAGGCAGTGATTCTTGCGACAGGCTCAAATGCCGCTCCTCAGCTAGGAGGAGGAGAGAAGGGTTACTCTATAGCCCAAAGTCTGGGGCACACGATCGCTCCGCTCTACCCTTCGCTTGTGCAGTTGCATCTTGATTCCCCTCTGCTTTCGCGTCTAGCAGGGGTGAAATGCGAAGGAAGGGCACGGCTTTGGGTTTTGGGCAAGCCAGTCCAAGAGGAGGAGGGCGATCTTTTGTTCACCTCTTATGGGATTTCAGGCTTCGCGATTCTTGACCTCTCCCAAGCCGCCTCCTTGGCACTTCTGTTGGGTCAAAAGGCGGAGATTGAGCTGGACATCGCTCCTATCTTCACCCAAAAAGCACTCCAAGAATCGCTTCAAAATCTACGCCAAAGCTCACCTAATCGCTCGATTCTCTCTATTTTGGGAGGATTCATCTCGCCCAAAATCGCTCAAGCGATTCTCAAAAGCTTGAGAATCGACCCCTCGCTTTCCCTAAAAGGGCTAGCCCCCAAGGAGATTGAATCGATTCTGGGGCGAATGAAATCATGGAGGTTTCCCATCACCAAGACGCATGGATTCAAGCATGCCGAGGTGAGCGGAGGAGGGGTGAGGACGAGTGAGATCGACCCTCATACGATGGAATCAAAGAGAGTAAAAGGGCTCTACATCATCGGGGAGATGCTCGATATTGTAGGAAAAAGGGGAGGCTATAACCTCGCTTTTGCGTGGGCGAGCGCCTATTTGGCCGCGAGGAGTCTCCTCACTCGCTGA
- the purT gene encoding formate-dependent phosphoribosylglycinamide formyltransferase: MKFPSPFTPNSIKIMLLGSGELGKEVIIEAQRLGLETIAVDKYENAPAHGVAHRSYVVNMQDKEALLDLIQKENPTYILPEVEAISLEALLEAEEKGFCVIPSAKAVSLTMNRKGIRTFAAEEVGVKTSQYRFVKTLDELRSAAEEIGYPCVIKPVMSSSGHGQSVCRMAEEIEACFEEAKEARGDSSELIVEEFIPFDYEITLLTLNNGKKITFCDPIGHIQKGGDYIFSWQPAQMKKSVLKKAQKIARDVVSALGGRGIFGVELFIKKNEVYFSEVSPRPHDTGMVTLITQNFSEFALHLRAVLGAPLHVERISAGASAAFKSSQESQTPSVTLPKEAYAKDCDFRVFGKPVSHEGRRMAVLLIKDEEAESALKRAKKLIKKVSE; this comes from the coding sequence ATGAAGTTCCCCTCTCCTTTTACACCCAATAGCATCAAAATCATGCTCCTTGGCAGTGGCGAGCTAGGCAAAGAGGTCATCATTGAGGCCCAGCGACTAGGTCTTGAAACCATCGCGGTGGATAAGTATGAAAATGCTCCCGCACACGGCGTAGCCCACCGCTCTTATGTGGTCAATATGCAGGATAAAGAGGCGCTCCTAGATCTCATCCAAAAAGAGAATCCCACCTACATCCTCCCTGAAGTAGAGGCGATCAGCCTTGAGGCGCTACTGGAGGCGGAAGAGAAGGGGTTTTGCGTGATTCCAAGCGCCAAGGCTGTCAGCCTCACGATGAATCGCAAAGGAATCCGCACCTTTGCCGCCGAGGAAGTGGGAGTCAAAACCAGCCAGTATCGATTCGTCAAAACGCTCGATGAGTTACGTTCGGCTGCAGAGGAGATCGGCTATCCTTGCGTGATCAAACCTGTCATGAGCAGCTCAGGACATGGGCAGAGCGTCTGCCGTATGGCTGAAGAGATTGAGGCGTGCTTTGAGGAAGCCAAAGAGGCTAGAGGCGATAGCAGCGAGCTCATCGTGGAGGAGTTCATTCCTTTTGATTACGAGATCACCCTCCTCACCCTCAACAATGGCAAAAAAATCACCTTCTGCGACCCCATCGGGCACATCCAAAAGGGGGGTGACTACATCTTCTCATGGCAACCCGCCCAGATGAAAAAAAGTGTCCTCAAAAAAGCTCAAAAAATCGCCCGCGATGTCGTCTCCGCCCTTGGAGGAAGAGGCATCTTTGGCGTAGAGCTCTTCATCAAGAAAAATGAGGTCTATTTCAGTGAAGTAAGCCCAAGACCGCATGACACAGGCATGGTGACACTGATCACGCAAAATTTCAGCGAATTCGCCCTCCACCTAAGAGCCGTACTTGGCGCGCCCCTCCATGTAGAGCGCATCAGTGCGGGTGCAAGTGCGGCTTTTAAATCCTCCCAAGAATCACAAACCCCTAGCGTAACCCTCCCCAAAGAGGCCTACGCCAAAGATTGTGATTTTCGCGTTTTTGGAAAGCCCGTAAGCCATGAGGGGAGGCGCATGGCCGTCTTGCTCATCAAAGATGAGGAGGCCGAATCGGCGCTCAAACGAGCCAAGAAGCTCATCAAAAAGGTCAGCGAGTGA
- the ybaK gene encoding Cys-tRNA(Pro) deacylase translates to MSQKTNAARILDKKGIAYEIIDYEVDEEDLSAVHVAQTLGMDEEEIYKTLVCVSETGEYLVICLPAPATLDLKALARNAQCKRCELIPTKELLKVTGYIRGGCSPLGMKKHYRTFIDSRARERECVCVSAGMRGKQIRLAPEKLKEACEAEWVDL, encoded by the coding sequence ATGAGCCAAAAGACTAACGCCGCGCGAATCCTCGATAAAAAGGGAATCGCTTACGAGATTATCGATTATGAAGTGGACGAAGAGGATTTGAGCGCCGTGCATGTAGCGCAGACGCTAGGGATGGATGAGGAGGAGATATACAAGACGCTTGTCTGCGTGAGTGAGACGGGCGAATATCTCGTGATCTGCCTCCCTGCCCCTGCCACGCTTGATCTCAAAGCGCTCGCTAGGAATGCACAATGCAAGCGATGCGAGCTCATTCCGACCAAAGAGCTGCTCAAAGTGACGGGCTATATCCGTGGGGGATGCTCTCCACTAGGGATGAAAAAGCACTATCGCACCTTTATCGATTCTCGCGCTAGGGAGCGGGAGTGCGTATGTGTGAGCGCTGGGATGCGAGGCAAACAGATACGCCTAGCGCCAGAGAAACTTAAAGAGGCATGCGAAGCAGAGTGGGTGGATCTCTAG
- the folK gene encoding 2-amino-4-hydroxy-6-hydroxymethyldihydropteridine diphosphokinase, whose product MIIAPLGENRALCYDKFFPSPFRPSSKRYEVVIGVGGNLGEVPRSLQGLFRALQKAKRVDIISTSPLYYNPAFGYTEQAPFYNATMRLGWSGGYGEFFAYTSYLERRFGRPRKRAFKNAPRSLDIDILFFDGMKIKTPSLTIPHPCWAERDFVLIPLMLDS is encoded by the coding sequence ATGATCATCGCGCCTTTGGGTGAGAATCGGGCTTTATGCTATGATAAGTTTTTCCCTTCCCCCTTTCGTCCCTCTTCAAAGCGCTATGAGGTCGTGATTGGAGTCGGCGGGAATCTAGGTGAGGTTCCGCGCTCTTTGCAGGGGCTCTTTAGGGCGCTTCAAAAAGCCAAAAGAGTGGATATAATTTCAACATCGCCGCTCTATTACAACCCAGCGTTTGGGTACACAGAGCAAGCCCCTTTTTACAATGCAACCATGAGGCTTGGGTGGAGTGGGGGTTATGGGGAGTTTTTCGCCTATACAAGCTATCTAGAGAGGCGCTTTGGACGGCCTAGGAAGCGAGCGTTTAAAAACGCTCCGAGGAGTCTTGATATCGACATTCTCTTCTTTGATGGGATGAAGATAAAAACTCCAAGCCTCACGATTCCCCATCCTTGTTGGGCGGAGCGGGATTTTGTGTTGATTCCATTGATGTTAGATTCTTAA